A region of Subdoligranulum variabile DNA encodes the following proteins:
- the brnQ gene encoding branched-chain amino acid transport system II carrier protein — protein MKKLTFRQLLTVASMLFGMFFGAGNLIFPASMGQLAGRNLWLASVGFLITGVGLPLLGVAALGISREEGLLELSGRVSKGYGLFFTCLLYLTIGPFFAIPRCATVSYTVGIQRMLPETGQTLALAVFSLVFFAAVLFFSLRPGEILTWIGKVLNPLFLVFLAVLVLRALTAPLGAVADIDPTGSYAAAALPTGLLEGYNTMDALASLAFGIIVVNAIRGLGVEEPGQVAKSTVFAGIFSSLLMAVIYLLVTVVGAQSRGQFAAASNGGEALAQIAEHYFGPAGALILAATVTIACLKTAVGLITSCGETFVKIFPHGPSYRVWAVTFCVVSFLIANLGLNAILAYSTPMLMFLYPLSIVLILLTLGGRLFGNHPTVLRWTIGCTALAALVDLLRTLPGETQAFLHLEGVVALAQSWLPLCEQGFGWVLPALIGLVIGLVLRAVRRS, from the coding sequence ATGAAAAAACTTACCTTTCGGCAGCTGCTGACCGTGGCCAGTATGCTGTTCGGCATGTTCTTCGGCGCGGGCAACCTGATCTTCCCGGCTTCCATGGGTCAGCTGGCGGGACGCAACCTCTGGCTGGCCTCGGTGGGCTTCCTCATCACCGGCGTGGGGCTGCCGCTGCTGGGTGTGGCGGCGCTGGGCATCAGCCGGGAAGAAGGCCTGCTGGAACTGAGCGGTCGGGTCAGCAAGGGCTACGGCCTGTTCTTCACCTGTCTGCTCTATCTGACCATCGGCCCCTTCTTCGCCATTCCCCGCTGCGCCACCGTATCCTATACGGTGGGCATCCAGCGGATGCTCCCCGAAACCGGCCAGACCCTGGCGCTGGCGGTTTTCTCCCTGGTGTTCTTTGCGGCGGTGCTTTTCTTCTCTCTGCGCCCCGGGGAGATTCTCACCTGGATCGGCAAGGTGCTCAACCCGCTGTTCCTCGTCTTTCTGGCGGTGCTGGTGCTGCGGGCTCTTACGGCACCCCTGGGTGCCGTGGCCGACATCGACCCCACCGGCAGCTACGCTGCGGCAGCGCTGCCCACCGGCCTGCTGGAAGGCTACAACACCATGGATGCCCTGGCCAGCCTGGCCTTCGGCATCATTGTGGTCAACGCCATCCGGGGCCTGGGGGTGGAGGAACCCGGTCAGGTGGCCAAAAGCACGGTCTTTGCGGGCATCTTCAGCTCGCTGCTCATGGCAGTGATCTATCTGCTGGTCACCGTGGTGGGCGCCCAGAGCCGCGGCCAGTTCGCGGCAGCCAGCAACGGCGGCGAGGCCCTGGCCCAGATCGCCGAGCACTACTTCGGACCGGCGGGGGCCCTGATCCTGGCGGCCACCGTCACCATCGCCTGCCTGAAAACGGCGGTGGGACTCATCACCAGCTGCGGCGAGACCTTCGTGAAGATCTTCCCCCACGGCCCCTCCTACCGGGTGTGGGCGGTGACCTTCTGTGTGGTGTCCTTCCTCATCGCCAACCTGGGACTCAACGCCATCCTGGCCTATTCCACCCCCATGCTGATGTTCCTGTACCCCCTGTCCATCGTGCTGATCCTGCTCACGCTGGGCGGGCGGCTTTTCGGCAACCATCCCACCGTGCTGCGCTGGACCATCGGCTGCACGGCGCTGGCGGCGCTGGTGGACCTGCTGCGCACCCTGCCCGGGGAGACCCAGGCGTTCCTCCATCTGGAAGGCGTGGTGGCGCTGGCCCAGTCCTGGCTGCCGCTGTGTGAACAGGGCTTCGGCTGGGTGCTGCCCGCCCTCATCGGTCTGGTCATCGGTCTGGTGCTGCGCGCTGTGCGCCGCAGCTGA
- a CDS encoding HAD-IIA family hydrolase encodes MTKRLFLLDIDGTICRGNALIPGAGEFLQAVRRSGGQYVFITNNSTRSTADYIRFFRTLGVPSDEGNYLTAGTTTIRYLKEHYAGQHIYALATDSFLKECRRSGLQITTNAHDKAITCVLVSYDNALTYEKIKDVCLLLTTREVDYIATNPDLVCPVDFGYLPDCGAICNMIETATHRRPKFLGKPEPAMVQYALEATGFSPEEALVVGDRLYTDIACGLRAGVDTALVLSGEATLADVEASAHRPTWIFPSVAELRQAFLPDPARPCHTSSPAGIAANA; translated from the coding sequence ATGACCAAGCGGCTGTTTCTTCTGGACATCGACGGCACCATCTGCCGGGGCAACGCCCTGATCCCCGGTGCCGGGGAGTTTCTGCAGGCGGTGCGGCGCAGCGGGGGGCAGTATGTTTTCATCACCAACAATTCCACCCGCAGCACGGCGGATTACATCCGGTTTTTCCGCACCCTGGGGGTGCCCAGCGACGAGGGCAACTACCTCACCGCCGGGACCACCACCATCCGTTACCTGAAAGAGCACTACGCCGGGCAGCACATCTACGCCCTGGCCACCGATTCCTTCCTGAAGGAGTGCCGCCGCAGCGGTCTGCAGATCACCACCAATGCCCACGACAAGGCCATCACCTGTGTGCTGGTGTCCTACGATAACGCCCTGACCTACGAGAAGATCAAGGACGTCTGCCTGCTTTTGACCACCCGGGAGGTGGATTATATCGCCACCAACCCCGACCTCGTCTGCCCGGTGGATTTCGGCTATCTGCCGGACTGCGGCGCCATCTGCAACATGATCGAGACCGCCACCCACCGGCGTCCGAAATTTCTGGGCAAGCCGGAACCGGCCATGGTGCAGTACGCCCTGGAGGCCACCGGATTTTCCCCCGAGGAAGCCCTGGTGGTGGGCGACCGACTCTACACCGACATTGCCTGCGGCCTGCGCGCCGGGGTGGACACCGCCCTGGTGCTCAGCGGCGAAGCCACCCTGGCTGACGTAGAGGCCAGCGCCCACCGGCCCACCTGGATCTTTCCTTCGGTGGCGGAGCTGCGGCAGGCATTCCTGCCGGATCCCGCCCGGCCCTGCCACACCAGTTCCCCTGCGGGCATTGCCGCCAACGCATAA
- a CDS encoding glycerophosphodiester phosphodiesterase codes for MKQVKVYAHRGASAYAPENTLPAFALAMEQGADGIELDIHLTKDGELVVIHDEKVDRTTNGTGLVQDYTLAELRALCADNGMDGFAEARIPTLREVLALVKPGKMLVNIEIKTGILWYDGIEEKALRLVEGMGMQDRVIWSSFNHYSIEKIRQLAPEAATAYLLGDIICDVEKYAAAHGVQGLHPGLYNVKMADLLQRYLDSGLTVRVWTVNGAEDLRWLMGQGADVITNDPKLALEIRRGLTASQA; via the coding sequence ATGAAACAGGTAAAGGTATACGCCCATCGGGGCGCCAGCGCCTACGCGCCGGAAAACACCCTGCCGGCCTTTGCGCTGGCCATGGAACAGGGGGCCGACGGCATCGAGCTGGACATCCATCTGACGAAGGACGGCGAGCTGGTGGTCATCCACGATGAAAAGGTGGACCGCACCACCAACGGCACCGGTCTGGTACAGGACTACACCCTGGCCGAGCTGCGGGCCCTGTGTGCCGACAACGGCATGGACGGCTTTGCCGAGGCGCGCATCCCCACCCTGCGGGAGGTGCTGGCCCTGGTGAAGCCCGGCAAGATGCTGGTGAACATCGAGATCAAGACCGGCATCCTGTGGTATGACGGCATCGAGGAGAAAGCCCTGCGTCTGGTGGAAGGCATGGGGATGCAGGACCGGGTGATCTGGTCCTCCTTCAACCACTACAGCATCGAAAAAATCCGCCAGCTGGCCCCCGAGGCCGCGACGGCCTACCTCCTCGGCGACATCATCTGCGACGTGGAGAAATATGCCGCCGCCCACGGAGTACAGGGGCTGCATCCGGGGCTGTACAACGTAAAAATGGCGGACCTGCTGCAGCGGTATCTCGACAGTGGGCTGACCGTGCGGGTCTGGACGGTGAACGGGGCGGAGGATCTGCGCTGGCTGATGGGCCAGGGTGCCGACGTCATCACCAACGACCCCAAACTGGCGCTGGAGATCCGCCGCGGCCTCACGGCGAGCCAGGCATGA
- a CDS encoding ABC transporter substrate-binding protein has translation MKANKVLTGLLAAALVGVPLAGCSAQAADTATADTASTAAASEAEAAAALIGDDFNTLDTTGTKLTFWHSMGGVNGEAMTALVDKFNQENEYGITVEAVYQGSYDDAINKLKSAQIGNMGADLVQIYDIGTRFMIDSGWVVPMQQLIDAAGYDASQIEPNIAAYYTTDAGLYSMPFNSSTPLLYYNKDMFDAAGITEIPTSLEGIAAVGDQLKEKAGTQEVLAMSVYGWWFEQFLCKQGLEMVDNGNGRTAPATKVVFDENGGALNILNAWKELYDGGYAPNVGRSGSDTATTDFTSGKAAMMLGSTASLKQVLQDTGDSFEVGTAYFPAVTDADQGGVSIGGGSLWALNNNDPVKLAATWRFIEFLISPESQAYWNAQTGYFPVTTAAANEDTYKANMEQYPQFQTAIDQLHDSAPQYAGALLSVFPESRQIVETEIEEMLNGTQSPEEAVASITEQVNDSIETYNLING, from the coding sequence ATGAAAGCCAACAAAGTTCTCACCGGCCTGCTGGCCGCCGCCCTGGTGGGCGTTCCCCTGGCCGGCTGCAGCGCCCAGGCCGCCGATACCGCCACCGCCGACACCGCATCCACCGCGGCCGCCAGTGAAGCAGAGGCCGCCGCGGCCCTCATCGGGGACGATTTCAACACCCTGGACACCACCGGCACCAAGCTGACCTTCTGGCATTCCATGGGCGGCGTCAACGGCGAGGCCATGACCGCCCTGGTGGACAAATTCAACCAGGAGAACGAATACGGCATCACCGTGGAGGCGGTCTACCAGGGCAGCTACGACGACGCCATCAACAAGCTGAAAAGCGCCCAGATCGGCAACATGGGCGCCGACCTGGTCCAGATCTACGACATCGGCACCCGTTTCATGATCGATTCCGGCTGGGTGGTGCCCATGCAGCAGCTCATCGACGCCGCCGGGTACGACGCCTCCCAGATCGAGCCCAACATCGCCGCCTACTACACCACCGACGCGGGGCTGTACTCCATGCCCTTCAACTCCTCCACCCCGCTGCTCTACTACAACAAGGATATGTTTGACGCCGCCGGCATCACCGAGATTCCCACCAGTCTGGAAGGCATTGCCGCGGTGGGCGATCAGCTGAAAGAAAAAGCCGGCACCCAGGAAGTGCTGGCCATGAGCGTCTACGGCTGGTGGTTCGAGCAGTTCCTCTGCAAGCAGGGCCTGGAGATGGTGGACAACGGCAACGGCCGCACCGCTCCCGCCACCAAAGTGGTCTTTGACGAGAACGGCGGCGCGCTGAACATCCTCAACGCCTGGAAAGAGCTCTACGACGGCGGCTATGCCCCCAACGTGGGCCGCAGCGGCAGCGATACCGCCACCACCGATTTCACCTCCGGCAAGGCGGCCATGATGCTGGGCTCCACCGCCTCCCTGAAGCAGGTGCTCCAGGATACCGGTGACTCCTTCGAGGTGGGCACTGCCTACTTCCCCGCCGTCACCGACGCCGACCAGGGCGGTGTGTCCATCGGCGGCGGCTCCCTGTGGGCGCTGAACAACAACGACCCCGTCAAGCTGGCGGCCACCTGGCGGTTCATCGAGTTCCTGATCTCGCCGGAATCCCAGGCCTACTGGAACGCCCAGACCGGTTACTTCCCGGTGACCACCGCGGCGGCCAATGAGGATACCTACAAGGCCAACATGGAACAGTATCCCCAGTTCCAGACCGCCATCGACCAGCTGCACGATTCCGCCCCGCAGTACGCCGGCGCCCTGCTCAGCGTCTTCCCCGAGTCCCGCCAGATCGTGGAGACCGAGATTGAGGAGATGCTGAACGGCACCCAGTCCCCCGAGGAAGCGGTCGCCTCCATCACCGAGCAGGTCAACGACTCCATCGAGACTTACAACCTCATCAACGGATAA